From one Gossypium hirsutum isolate 1008001.06 chromosome D08, Gossypium_hirsutum_v2.1, whole genome shotgun sequence genomic stretch:
- the LOC107933762 gene encoding probable N-acetyltransferase HLS1: protein MGYGELIIRSYDPQYDRTRVEDFERKCEVGPAKRVFLFTDTLGDPICRIRNSPIYKMLVAELGNQLVGVIQGSIKLVTVHKPPNDLAKVGYILGLRVSSLYRRRGIGSSLVIKLEEWFIANDVDYAYMATEKDNKASVKLFVDRLSYVKFQTPTILVNPVSHRMSRISSNVELAKLKVEEAEAIYRKSMSSTEFFPIDIGNILRNKLSLGTWAAYPRGESWGGVPSSWAMLSVWNSGELFKLRLGNAPLSCLMYTKSSRLIEKLVPCVKLPCIPDFFRPFGFYFIYGVYREGPLSGKLVRTLCRFVHNMASKSKDCKVIVTEVGGSDTSRLHIPYWKSLSCPEDLWCIKALKNEKKNSLHELTKTPPTRALFVDPREV, encoded by the exons ATGGGATATGGAGAGCTTATTATACGAAGCTACGACCCCCAATATGATAGAACTCGAGTTGAAGATTTCGAGAGAAAATGTGAGGTAGGCCCAGCTAAGAGAGTGTTTCTCTTCACTGACACTTTGGGTGATCCCATTTGTAGGATCCGAAACAGTCCCATTTACAAAATGCTG GTAGCCGAGCTGGGCAACCAGTTGGTTGGTGTCATCCAGGGCTCTATAAAGCTTGTAACAGTTCATAAACCTCCTAATGATCTAGCCAAGGTGGGCTATATCTTGGGTTTAAGGGTTTCATCCCTTTATCGTAGACGAGGGATTGGTTCGAGCCTGGTTATCAAATTGGAAGAATGGTTCATTGCAAATGACGTTGATTACGCATACATGGCGacagagaaagataacaaggccTCGGTCAAGCTGTTCGTAGACAGGCTCAGTTATGTCAAGTTCCAGACACCAACCATTCTCGTAAACCCTGTCAGCCATCGGATGTCCCGGATATCATCCAATGTTGAATTAGCAAAGCTCAAGGTTGAAGAAGCTGAAGCTATATATCGTAAATCCATGTCGTCGACGGAATTCTTCCCGATTGATATAGGCAACATACTGAGGAACAAGCTAAGCTTGGGAACCTGGGCCGCATATCCTAGAGGTGAATCATGGGGTGGAGTTCCTAGTAGTTGGGCAATGCTTAGTGTATGGAACAGTGGGGAGCTTTTCAAGTTGAGGTTAGGGAATGCACCCTTATCTTGTTTGATGTACACCAAGAGCTCACGGTTGATCGAAAAGCTTGTACCTTGCGTTAAGCTGCCATGCATTCCCGATTTTTTTCGTCCATTCGGGTTCTACTTCATATATGGAGTGTACCGTGAAGGTCCATTGTCAGGCAAGCTGGTGCGGACCCTGTGCCGATTCGTGCATAACATGGCTTCAAAGTCCAAGGATTGTAAGGTTATCGTTACAGAAGTAGGAGGTAGCGACACATCGAGACTTCACATCCCGTACTGGAAGTCACTGTCATGTCCAGAAGATTTGTGGTGCATAAAAGccttaaaaaatgaaaagaagaatAGCCTCCATGAATTGACAAAAACCCCACCAACAAGAGCTCTTTTTGTTGATCCAAGAGAGGTCTGA